A portion of the Cydia fagiglandana chromosome 7, ilCydFagi1.1, whole genome shotgun sequence genome contains these proteins:
- the LOC134665997 gene encoding uncharacterized protein LOC134665997 isoform X1 — protein sequence MVRVEIQPFHASLRTMATTYSKLKELITLRVSMSDMHSQILHAMKGLYQNDINSARRYEQITTIGQLLKVLELRDVLSEENILPLQVLAQRLPDNMEVMNSITCYEPNPGLKQNINQYGTNLEQQNGRLMTFKSLVEDCVSLTCNLLYKNGIHSKKQCDVKIKERTAWRLANSESFSKLKESAMVVTLSKLLMILILQQIVTSIEDVQLFLVALICVAAVFFRSALNSLIEDHQHYQIIDGKITDGVISLYGHNLSLIYHPYYLMRAIRKKYLTKKDDGKTRKWRVGIDACKTVSFFDKLLDSRWLGIGTRKKNLTRIVTKTSRHRAFSRYGMRKQKMNKFVHQNGQQTETYVHRFKKLQGLWQFLKSNNLIKCIDYFYSDPIENFFSQMHDDNFRNNEAKAFDIVVKKLKKYVSKRIQLLFILFIINIVLFVTLILVLIIH from the exons ATGGTGCGTGTCGAAATTCAACCATTCCACGCTTCTCTTCGAACAATGGCAACAACTTATTCAAAGctaaaggaattaattactctaAGGGTCAGTATGAGTGATATGCACAGCCAAATACTACATGCGATGAAAGGTTTATACCAAAACGATATCAACTCTGCCAGGAGATACGAGCAAATAACTACGATTGGACAGCTTTTAAAGGTTTTGGAACTTAGAGATGTATTATCTGAAGAAAATATTTTGCCATTACAAGTGCTGGCTCAGAGACTTCCAGATAATATGGAGGTAATGAATAGCATCACTTGTTATGAACCAAATCCTGGACTGAAACAAAACATAAATCAATATG GAACCAATCTAGAACAACAAAATGGTAGACTAATGACTTTTAAGTCTTTAGTTGAAGATTGCGTTTCATTGACATGCaacttattgtacaaaaatggCATACACTCGAAAAAGCAATGTGatgtcaaaataaaagaaagaacGGCATGGAGACTCGCTAACAGTGAATCATTTTCAAAACTAAAAGAAAGTGCTATGGTTGTGACCCTGAGCAAACTCCTGATGATCTTGATCCTGCAGCAAATAGTGACATCTATTGAGGACGTCCAACTTTTTCTCGTTGCATTAATCTGTGTCGCTGCAGTCTTCTTCCGATCAGCCCTGAACTCTCTCATTGAAGATCATCAACATTATCAAATTATAGATGGCAAAATTACTG ACGGTGTTATATCACTATATGGCCATAATCTCTCGTTGATATACCATCCATATTATCTTATGAGAGCTATACGAAAAAAATACTTGACAAAAAAGGATGATGGCAAGACTCGCAAATGGAGGGTCGGTATAGATGCATGCAAAACTGTCTCGTTCTTCGATAAGCTCTTGGATTCCCGTTGGCTAGGGATTGGAACAAGGAAGAAAAACTTGACAAGAATTGTCACGAAAACCTCGCGACATCGGGCCTTCTCGAGATATGGCATGAGAAAGCAGAAAATGAATAAATTTGTCCATCAAAATGGACAACAGACCGAGACATATGTGCATAGATTCAAAAAATTGCAGGGATTATGGCAATTTCTGAAGTCAAATAACTTAATAAAGTGCATTGACTATTTCTACTCGGACCCAATAGAAAACTTTTTTAGTCAGATGCACGACGATAATTTTCGAAACAATGAAGCAAAGGCCTTTGACATAGTTgtgaaaaaactaaaaaaatatgtatctaAACGAATACAACTCTTGTTTATCCTATTCATCATAAATATAGTTTTGTTTGTAACATTAATCTTAGtattaataatacattaa